The genomic segment GACACGGCCGAGCCACGCGTCGACGTGACGGTCGTGAGCGGCCCGAACACCGTCAGGATCGCGGTCGCCGACAACGGATCAGGTATCCCACCGGACCGGCGAGCGGACCTGTTACACCCCGAGACGACCGACGAGGGCGGTGGCCTCTCGCTCGTCTCGACGCTCGTCGACAACTTCGGTGGGGAGATCAGCCTCGGGGAGTCGGCGTGGGGCGGGGCCGCCGTCGAAGTGACGCTCCCGGCCGCCGACTCGGACCCCGAATGAGGCCGGCTACCGCCAGCTTGTCCAGCCGCCGTCGACGACCAGCGACTCGCCGGTGACGTAGCTGGCGAGATCGCTCGCCAGGAACACGGCCGCCCGCCCGATGTCCTCGGGCTGTCCGTACCGGCCCAGCGGTACCTGCTGGGTGAACGCCTCGGCCTGGTCCGGATCGCCGCCGCTGTCGCCGCCGATCATCGTCTCGATCCCGCCGGGATGGATCGCGTTGACCCGGATGCCCTCGCTCCCGAACCGGTGGGCGAGCGAGTAGGTCAGCATCGTCAGACCGCCCTTCGAGGCCGAATAGGTCGGCCAGTTCCCGTTGCCGAACAGCCCCGCGATGCTGGAGATGTTGATGATGGAGCCACCGTCGCCGTCGAGCATCCGTTCGGCGGCCAGTTGGGCGCCGACGTACGCCCCTTTGAGGTTGATATCCATCGTCCGTTCGTAGTCGTCGTCGCTCACGTCGAGGAACTCCTCGGGCTGCCAGATCCCGGCGTTGTTGACCATCACCGAGACGCCGCCGAACTCGTCGGCCGCGTCCATCGCCGCGGCCAGGTCGGCCCGATCCGTCACGTCACAGTCGACGAAGGTGGCGTCGGCGTCGGTCTCCGCTCGGATCAACTCGTGGGTCGGGGTCCCGTCTTCTTTTGGCCCCTCCCGGATGTCGGCGACCACGACGGCGTCGGCCCCGTAGTCGGCGAATTCGCGTGCGATTCCACGTCCGATACCGGAGCTACCGCCGGTTACGACCGCGACGCGGCCGTCCAGTAGTGTCATTTGGGAACACCACGTTCGTGTAGAATCAGCTGGTATTGAATAGTTGGGTGAGTGTCTCGTCCAGCCCGCCCCGTGCCGAGTCGTTCGCACGGCGGCGCTGGCCCCACGGTCGTCCGTACCGTCGTCTCTGCCGTGGATGGAACGGCCGTTTGACTCACCAGAGCATCTAAGTTTCTCCTGTCGCGACACGTCTACATGTCCACTCCCCTCCGGCGGGTCCTTCTCGGGACTCCACAGCCAGTCACGCCCAGGCTGTTGTGGCCGCTGGTCGGTCTCACCGCGCTCGCTGTCTCGGCTGTCGGCTACGCCTCCGGCCTCGTGACCGTCTCGGGCGGCGTCGTCTGGCTCCCGGCGTTCGCCGCGTGGATCGGCGCGCTCGGGGCCGCCGTCGTCGGCTACTGTCGGGGCGGCGCCCTCGCCGGCTGGGCCGTCACCGCCGCGGCGCTCGTCGGTCATCACGTCTCCCGTGCTGTCTCCGTGGACTCACTGGGCGAGCGCGTGGCTTTCCTCTTCCGTCCCGACGCACTCGGGTGGTACGCTGCGATGGCACTGCTCGTCGGGGTCGGTCCGTTCGTCCTCGGAAGCGCCCTGCGGTGGGGTGCAGACGCCCTTCGCGGGGCGCCTGGACACACCGCCCGCGAGTAGCGCCGGCGACTCACTGCTCGTCGGCTGTGATGTCCGTCGCCAGCGGGAGTTCGACGACGAACTCCGCACCCTCGTCGCCGTCGACGACCCGGACCTCGCCGCCGTACTTCTCGACCAGGTTGTCGACCAGATACAGCCCCAGGCCAGTGCCGGAACTCTCCAGCCCCTTCTCGCCGCGACCGAAGATTTCCTGCTTGCGCTCGTCGGGGACGCCAGGGCCGTTGTCGGCGATCCGCACCTCGGCGACCTCTTCGCCCGTCGACGCGGAGACGGTCACTCTGGGGACCTCGGAGTCGTTGTGCTGGATCCCGTTGGCGATGATGTTCCGGAAGACAGAGGAGAGGAGTTCGTCCGCGACCACCGCGGTATCCGGGAGCGTCTCCTCGACGGTGACGACCGCTCTGTCGTAGGCCGACCCGACCTCGTCGACCTGCGCTTCCAGCACGGGCCGCAGTGAGACCGTCGTCAGTTCCTCGTGGCCCGACAGCATCGTCTCTGTCAGGTCCCGTGCCTGCCGGGTGAGGTCGACGACGTGCTGGCCGCTCTCTGCGAGTCGGTCCAGATACTGCATCCCCTCGTCGTCGACGTACCCGTGCAACACGTCGGCCATGCCGAGGATGACCTGCATGTCGTTTCGGATGTCGTGGCGGGTGACCTGGTTCAGGATCTCCAGGTTCCGGGTCTGTTCGCGGAGTTCGGCCTCGCGGCGCTGCTGGACCGTCACGTCCTGGATCGCGCCGACGATCCCGCTGTTGCCGTCCCGGCTGTAGCCGTGTCGTTCCACGACAACGTCGCGCTGTTCGCCGCCGAGTTCGACGGTCAGTTCCAGTCGTTCGCTGCCCCCGCCGTCGAGCAGTTCTGCCTCCGCCGCGTCACAGACCTCGGCGAGTTCCGGCTGGAACTCCGCGGTCCGACTGCCGATGATCGCGTCCCGGTCCCGGTCGACGAAGGACGCGAACGCGTCGTTACAGGCGACGTACCGACCCGTCTCGTCTTTGAGAAACGCGGGGATCGGAACACAGTCGAGGACCGCAGACAGCCGCGCGTCCGCGTGTCGGCGGGCACTCAGTGCGTCCCGGAAGCGGTCGGCAAACGACGGCGGTTGAGTCTCGGTCGCGCCGGCCGTGTGCTCGATCGCCGACGCGACACGCGGCGGTCCGCCCTGTGGCGGCGCGCGTTCCACGTAGTCGGTGGCACCGGCTTCGAGGCCGTCGACGACGGTCTCGGGTGCCGTCTCGGTAGCAGCGATC from the Haloarcula pelagica genome contains:
- a CDS encoding SDR family NAD(P)-dependent oxidoreductase translates to MTLLDGRVAVVTGGSSGIGRGIAREFADYGADAVVVADIREGPKEDGTPTHELIRAETDADATFVDCDVTDRADLAAAMDAADEFGGVSVMVNNAGIWQPEEFLDVSDDDYERTMDINLKGAYVGAQLAAERMLDGDGGSIINISSIAGLFGNGNWPTYSASKGGLTMLTYSLAHRFGSEGIRVNAIHPGGIETMIGGDSGGDPDQAEAFTQQVPLGRYGQPEDIGRAAVFLASDLASYVTGESLVVDGGWTSWR
- a CDS encoding ATP-binding protein; translated protein: MADRHIDGAAVLDSERTMDARQAVVLSRDEHYVDRTRSHLGETELGRVETVDAVGAAVDVVALDLATLDLEPSVGVDALDGIGAVLLIAATETAPETVVDGLEAGATDYVERAPPQGGPPRVASAIEHTAGATETQPPSFADRFRDALSARRHADARLSAVLDCVPIPAFLKDETGRYVACNDAFASFVDRDRDAIIGSRTAEFQPELAEVCDAAEAELLDGGGSERLELTVELGGEQRDVVVERHGYSRDGNSGIVGAIQDVTVQQRREAELREQTRNLEILNQVTRHDIRNDMQVILGMADVLHGYVDDEGMQYLDRLAESGQHVVDLTRQARDLTETMLSGHEELTTVSLRPVLEAQVDEVGSAYDRAVVTVEETLPDTAVVADELLSSVFRNIIANGIQHNDSEVPRVTVSASTGEEVAEVRIADNGPGVPDERKQEIFGRGEKGLESSGTGLGLYLVDNLVEKYGGEVRVVDGDEGAEFVVELPLATDITADEQ